The Acidobacteriota bacterium genome includes the window CGCCGCATCCAGCGCTACAGCTGGTGGGGCGCCGCCCAGGTCTGGCGCGAGGGCCGGCGGTCGGGGCCGGCGGAAGTCCTCGGCCGTTCGCTATGGCGCTTCCTGCGCACCTACGGCCTCCAGCTCGGCGTCTTCGACGGCATGCGCGGCCTGGTGTTCTGCCTGCTCCAGGCCTACGGCACCTACCTCAAGTGGTCCTACGTCTGGTCCTGGCACGTGAACCACCAGCGCGGCATCGAGCCGCCCCTGCCGTCCTTCGACGACAGCAAGCAGACCTGGCGCGGCCTGACCGAACTGGAGACCGGCACCGCCAACTAGCGCCGCCGCGCCTCAGTCCAGGCTGATCAGCAGAGGCTCGATCTTCGTCGCGCGACCGGTCGTCTCATCCGCGTCCACCAGGACGGCGGCGAGCCGGACGTCCCGCTTGGCGACCTCGAAGCCAGAGGGCACGTTGAGCAGGAACCGCTTCAGCGCACGATCGGCCCGCACGCCGATCACCGAGTCGTACGGTCCGGTCATGCCCACGTCGGTGATCAGCGCCGTGCCGCCCTCGAGGATTCGGGCGTCGGCGGTCGGGACGTGGGTGTGGGTGCCGAGCACCGCGCTGACCCTGCCGTCGAGGTGGTAGGCCATCGCCTGCTTCTCGCTGGTGGCCTCGGCGTGGAAGTCGACCAGCACCAGCCTGATCGCCGGATCGAGGTCGGCCAGGAGCCTGTCCGCGGCCGTAAACGGCGAGGGCAGCGGCTTCATGAACGCCTGCCCTTCCAGGTTGATCACCGCGTACGGCGTTCCCGCCGGGAGTTCGCCAACGAAGACACCGACCCCGGGGTTGTCCTCCGGGTAGTTCGCCGGCCGCAGCAGGATGGGCATCCGGTCGAAGAGCGGCACGCCCTCCCGCTTCGCCCAGGCGTGATTCCCGGTCGTCATGCAGTCGATCGGCAGCGCGGCGAGCTCCTCGAGCACACCGGGCGTCACCCCTCTGCCCCCGGCGGCGTTCTCCACGTTGACGATCACCGCGTCGACGCGGCGACGGTCGATCAACTCAGGTAGCAGGCGCGACAGGGCGCGGCGCCCCGGCTTGCCGACCACGTCGCCGACGAACAGAAAGCGGGCCATCAGACGCTCAGCGCGCGTACTCGATCGACCGTGACTCCCGGATCACGGTGACCTTGATCTGGCCCGGATAGGTGAGCTCGCCCTCGATCCTCCGCGCCACGTCGCGGCTCAACCAGACAGCCTGCTCGTCGCTGATCTCCTTGCAGTCGACGATCACACGGACTTCACGGCCGGCCTGGATCGCGTAGCTCTTCTGCACGCCCTTGAAGTCGGCGGCAAGCTCCTCCAGTTTCTTCAGGCGCTTCACGTAGCTCTCGAGGATCTCCCTCCGGGCTCCCGGCCGCGCCGCGGACACGGCGTCGGCGGCCGTCACCAGCACCGCTTCGACCGTCTCCGGGTCGTAGTCCCCGTGGTGGCATGCCATGGCGTGGACGACCTCTTCGCTCTCGCCGTGCCGGCGGAGGAGGTCGATGCCGATCTCGAGGTGCGTGCCGTCGATCTCGCGGTCCACCGCCTTGCCGATGTCGTGCACCAGTCCGGCCCGCTTGGCGACATGCACGTCCGCCTTCAACTCGCCCGCCATCGCACCCGCCAGGAAGGCGACCTCCTTGCTGTGCTGCAACACGTTCTGGCCGTAGGAGGTGCGGAAGCGCAGGCGCCCGAGCAACGTGACGAGTTCCGGGTGGAGCCCAGACAGGTTCAGTTCCAGCAGCGCCTCGCGACCCTCGCGCTGGACCCTGTCCTCGAACTCGGATTCGACCTTGGCCGCAACCTCCTCGATCCGGGCCGGGTGAATTCGGCCGTCCGCGATCAGGCGCTCCAGGGTGACCCGCGCAATCTCCCGCCGATACGGGTCGAAGCCGGAGAGAATCACCGCCTCCGGCGTGTCGTCCACGATCAGGTCGACGCCCGTGGTCAGCTCCAGGGTCCGGATGTTCCGCCCCTCGCGGCCGATGATCCGACCCTTCATCTCGTCGTTCGGCAGCATGACGACCGACACGGTCGTCTCCGAGACGTAGTCCGAAGCCGAGCGTTCGATCGCGAGGCTAATGATCCGCTGTGCCTCCCGCTGTGCCGACTCCCGGGCTTCGTCCTCGATCCGCTTGGCGAGGTGCGCGGACTCCATCCGCACCTCGTGCTCCAGACTGTGGCTCAGTTCCTCCCGCGCCTGCTGGACGGTGAGGCCGGACACGCGTTCCAGTTGGCGGCGGACGTTCTGCAGCCCCTCCGAAAGCTCGGTGCGCTCGGCGTCGAGCCGCCGCTCCGCCTCGGTGACCGTCCGTTCGCGCTCCTCGAGTTCCCGGCCAAGCTGCTCCAGCCGGGCCGTTTCCTCGCGGGCCCCGGCGAGGCTTTCGCCCACTTCCCGTTCGCGCTCTTCGAGCCTCTTCCTCTGCTCGGCCGACGAGCGCTCGAACTCGGTACGCAGCGAAAGGACCTCCTCCTTCGCCGCGAGTTCCAGTTCCCGCCCCTTGGCGGCGCACTCGCGTTCGGTTTCTTCGATGAGGCTGTCCGCCTGACGGCGCGCCTCCCCAATCAGTCTCGCCGCCCTACGCCGACCGACTAGGCTCCAGAGCAGCCAGGCTGTAACGAGAGTACCCGCCGCGACCGCGACGGCAATCAGAGTAGTTCCGGTCATCGGCCCTCGATCCGGGCAGAAGGGCATCCCCCGCGAGGCCGTGTGAACGCGCCCCGACACAGAACCAGAGCGGGACCAGGTGGGTGTCCGCGCCACTCGCCGTCAGCGTCCCCGTTCCAGCGGGGCTGGCACGGGCGAGCAGTTGAGAGACTCCCTCTAAAAGAGCGATGGTTCCAACCACGGCTTTCATCACGAACCCTGCAGGGGATGCAAAGTCACAAGTTCTTTCCAGTCAACGATCAGGAATCGAGCGCCGCCTCGAGTTCGGAGGTCAGGCTGGACACACGCTCAACCATCTCCACGAACCGCCCGTCTTCCGCCTCGTCGCCACCACGCGGCGACTCGTTGGCGAGATTCAGGGCGGCAAGGATGGCGATCTTGTCCGGTTCCAGATTGGGCGAGTGATCGGCCACCTCCCGCATCTTGCGGTCCACCTTGCGGGCAAGCTCCCGGATGCGCTCGGCACCCGTCGCTCCGTCTTCCCGGAGGGTGTAGGAAACGCCGAAGATCTCGACCACCACGGTGGCCGCAACATCTTCCTGGCGTTCGCTTTCGGCCACTGCTCGATACCCCGAAGGACCGGCACTATAGCACCCGGCCCGAGGTGAATCGGCGTCCCGCAACGCGCGTCGCGCGAGCGCCTAGCCGCCCCCTCGGCCGCGACCGGTTCAGGAATCGTCGCTGCCGAGCAGTTCCTCGAGACCTTCGGCAAGCGCCTCGACGCGCTGGCCGATCTCGCTGCGCTCCTCGGCTGCCTGCTGCTCCACGGCCTCGAGCCTGGCGGTCAGCTCCCGCGTCCGTTCGCGCTCCGCCGCCAGGGCCGCCTTGGCCCGGTCGATCACTTCCTCCAGTCTCGCGATCGCGGAGACGGAGTCGTCAGCCATCTGCGAGGGCGACACGCGCCGCCTCAGCGACGGCGGCGAATCCCGCGGCGTCCTTGACCGCGAGATCCGCGAGCATCTTCCGGTTCAACTCGATGCCGGCCAGCCGCAAGCCGGACATCAGGCGACTGTAGGACAGGCCGTTGAGGCGCGCCGCGGCGTTGATCCGCACGATCCAGAGGCTGCGGAACTGCCGCTTCCTCTGCCGCCGGTCGCGATA containing:
- a CDS encoding TIGR00282 family metallophosphoesterase gives rise to the protein MARFLFVGDVVGKPGRRALSRLLPELIDRRRVDAVIVNVENAAGGRGVTPGVLEELAALPIDCMTTGNHAWAKREGVPLFDRMPILLRPANYPEDNPGVGVFVGELPAGTPYAVINLEGQAFMKPLPSPFTAADRLLADLDPAIRLVLVDFHAEATSEKQAMAYHLDGRVSAVLGTHTHVPTADARILEGGTALITDVGMTGPYDSVIGVRADRALKRFLLNVPSGFEVAKRDVRLAAVLVDADETTGRATKIEPLLISLD
- the rplT gene encoding 50S ribosomal protein L20, which translates into the protein MARVKRGSRRARRRKKILKQAKGYYGVKSRGHRIAKQAVDRSLAYSYRDRRQRKRQFRSLWIVRINAAARLNGLSYSRLMSGLRLAGIELNRKMLADLAVKDAAGFAAVAEAARVALADG
- a CDS encoding cell division protein ZapA, translating into MAESERQEDVAATVVVEIFGVSYTLREDGATGAERIRELARKVDRKMREVADHSPNLEPDKIAILAALNLANESPRGGDEAEDGRFVEMVERVSSLTSELEAALDS
- the rny gene encoding ribonuclease Y, translated to MTGTTLIAVAVAAGTLVTAWLLWSLVGRRRAARLIGEARRQADSLIEETERECAAKGRELELAAKEEVLSLRTEFERSSAEQRKRLEEREREVGESLAGAREETARLEQLGRELEERERTVTEAERRLDAERTELSEGLQNVRRQLERVSGLTVQQAREELSHSLEHEVRMESAHLAKRIEDEARESAQREAQRIISLAIERSASDYVSETTVSVVMLPNDEMKGRIIGREGRNIRTLELTTGVDLIVDDTPEAVILSGFDPYRREIARVTLERLIADGRIHPARIEEVAAKVESEFEDRVQREGREALLELNLSGLHPELVTLLGRLRFRTSYGQNVLQHSKEVAFLAGAMAGELKADVHVAKRAGLVHDIGKAVDREIDGTHLEIGIDLLRRHGESEEVVHAMACHHGDYDPETVEAVLVTAADAVSAARPGARREILESYVKRLKKLEELAADFKGVQKSYAIQAGREVRVIVDCKEISDEQAVWLSRDVARRIEGELTYPGQIKVTVIRESRSIEYAR